The Deltaproteobacteria bacterium genome contains the following window.
CGGCGACTGCCCGGCCGGCCTTGCGCGTGACTTGATTGACGTACTCGATCGGACCGCACGCGGCCGCGAACGCCGCGATCGCCACCACCGCCCCGACGTATTTCCCGGCCGTGCCCATCGCCACCCTCGGTCTATCACTGGTCCGCCCCCCGGATCAAGGATTCCAGGGGCTTGGGATCGAGCGCGGGCCAGCTCCCCGCGAACCGCTACCGGGCGCGAACGCGGCGCGAGTCGCGAAACAGTTCGAGTCCCACGTACACCGCCGCCGCCCCGACCCCGAGCGCGACGACCACGAGGACGTAGCCGAGCTTGACGTCCATGAGATCGAGCGCGACGCCGTCGCGGTAGTCGCGAAAGCTGCCGTAGTGCAGCAGCCGGTCGCGGGCGGCGATCGCGACTGCGCCCGCCGCCACACCCGCGCCGATCGCCGCGTAGCGCGCCGCCCGCGCGCGGTCGGCGCGCACGAGCCGCGCCCCGAGGTAATAGCCGCCGATGAGCGCGCCCGCGGTGGCCGCGACCACGGGGACGACCGCCAGCGACGGGACGTCGGCCGGATCGATCCAATACATCCACAGCCACGCCGGGTGCGCCAGATACAGGTACAGGACGACCGGCACCATGACGACGCCGCAAAACGACAGCACGAGCAGGAACGCGGGGGCGGCGAACGGCCCGTCCGCGCGCACGCGATCGCGCGCGCACAGGGAAAATGCGAGGCCGAACAGCGCGTTGAGCAGCAGGACGATCGGAATGGCGCGACTCCTCGGACGGCTACGTGGCTCCCAGCGTGCCGCGCGCCCCGGGCGACGAGCGTGCAAGGGCGGCGGCGATGTGCATCGGGTTCCCAGGCTACCACGGTCGCGCGAGCCCGCGCGCCGCGCGTCACTCCGGGTCGGGCGCGGGCGCCGCCTCGCCCGTGTCGTCCGGTGCGTCGTCGCCGAGCAGCGGCGCCGCCGCCGCGAACATGCCGATGACCGGCTCGTCCTCGTCGGGCGCGGCGCCCTGTGGTACCCGCTCGCTGGCCGGACTCGGCACCTCGAGTTCCCCCGCGACGAACCGATTTTCGCGCAGCGCGGTGGCGGTCCGCGTGCGCGGGATGTCGATCGGCACGGCGCCGGACGCGGTGCCCGGCGGTGCGACGACCCACTCGGACGCACCGGCGACCGGGCTCTCGTCGGTCCGTTCGGCCAGCGGCATCGACACCTCGACGTTGGTGGGGTCGTCCGCCGCTTCCGGCGCAAACGGCGCGGGCGCCGCGAACAGCGATTCCGCGTCCGTGTCGGCCGACCGGACGGGCGGGCGCGCGTCGTCGTCGACCGGCTCGAGCTGCGAGTCGGTGACCTCGGCGGTCTCGTCGCGCTCGTGCAGCGGGCCGAACACGCGCGGGCCGGTGTCGGTCGTCTCGGGCAAGTCCGCGACCAACGGTTCGTACGCCGCCAGCAGCTCGCGGCGCGTCGCGGCGGCGGTGTAGCCGGCGCGAACCCGGTCGTACGCGGCCCGCGCGAGCCGGTCGCGCAGCGCCGGATCCGCGAGCAGCCGCAGGATCTGGGCGGCGAGATCGGTCGGATCGCCCGGCTCGAACAGGACCCCGTGCTGGCCGTCGTCCACCACAAGCCGGACGGTGCCGCAGCGCGGCGCGACGAGCACCCGGCGGCAGGCCATGTACTCGAGCAGTTTGGTCGGGTACAGCGCCGTCGGTTGGCGCGCCAGTTCCAGCGCCATCGGCGCGACGCAGATCGTCGCGGCTGCGAGCTCCTCGGGCACGCGCTCGTTGTCCACCGCGCCCGGTACCCACACGCGCTGGCTCAACCCGTACTTGGCGATGTCGCGCCGCAGCACGTCGACGAAGCCGGGATCGACCGGGCCGATCAGCGCGAGATGCGCGTCGGTGCGGGTGACGACCTCGACCATCGCGCGCAGCAGCGCACGGATGCCGCGGCCGCGCCGGATCATGCCCGCGTAGACGATGCGCGCCGGCCCCGGGCGGGCGTGATCCCAGTCGAAGCGATCGACGTCCACCCCCGGCGGCACGAGGCGCACGCGGTCGCCGGCGCCGCGCGACGACAGATACCGCGCCGCCGGCTCCGTCGGCGCCAGCACGAGATCCGCAGCGGCCAGACACGCCTGCTCGTCGCGCGCGAGCGCCGCCTGCAGCGCCTCGTCGGGGATCGGCGCCTGCGCCATCGGACCGCGGGCGACGTCGAACACCGTGCGAAGCTTGAGCCGATCGCGCAGCTCCATGACCGGCACGCCCGCCCAACCGTCGCGAAAGTGGACGACGTCGTACTCGGCCCCCTCGAGCTGGCGGCGCAGCGCGCGACGGAAGGCGTCGATCTGTTTGGTGACCGGCGCCTCCGGGACCGGCACGCGAAGCATCCGCGTCCGCCGGTACTGCTCCACGTAGGCCTGCTCGCCGCGACGGATCGTGAGCACTTCGACCTGGTGGCGGCCCGACAGCGCGCGCAACACGTGCGGAATCTGCACCCCGACCCGGTGAGGGCCCGGGACGGCGCAAAACCCGGTGACGAGGATGCGAGCCATCGCGGTTCCGAATTCAACTGTGCAGCACGACAGCTTGAAACTGCTGCGCCATTAGGATACTACGGCTCCGGCAACGGCGCTCGACGACGACGAGGAGTCACCGGTGAACAGACTCATAGCCTACCTGCGCGACAACCTGATCATCGATTTCCAGGGCGACCTGACGCTGGAGATGGTCCGCGACTTCTTGCGCGACGACGACTCGCGCGAGTCGCGCCAGCTGCTGGCGAAGCTCGTCGAGGAGCGCGGGGTCAACGACATGCTCATCGCGATCGCCGACTGCCTGATCGACGACATTCGCGCGAAGTTGTCCGACGACCTGTTGCGCGAGCAGCTGCGCGCGTACGCCGAGAGCTGAGCCGGCCGCGCCCGCGCCGCGCGCCCGGCGTTCACCGCACGCCCGCGACGTCGGCGACGACCCGCGTCGCCAGGCGCGCAATCCGCACCATCTGGTCGGGGCGCAGCCGGTCCGGCGTATCGGTCGGCTCGTGGTAGTCGCGGTGCAGGCCGGTGGACAGATGGATCGTCGCCACGCCGCGCTGGCGAAACCACCAGTCGTCGGTGCGGCGATCCATGCCGAGCCACGCCAGCATCCGCGCGGTGCCGGCGACGACCTGCAGCCGTTCGGCGCGCGCCGCCGCCATCACGAGGCGCCGCGCCCTCGCGTCGGCCTCGATGCCGACCACGCCGACTGCGCGGGGCCGCCCGCTACCGAGCCACTCGAACAGATTGCGTCCGACCATGTCGAAGTTGACGACCAGTTCGGTCGCGTCGAGCGGCCACACCGGGTCGTCGACGTAGGCGCGGGACCCGCGCAGGCCGGGCTCCTCGGCGCCGAACGCGATGAACACCAACGTCCGTCGCGACGGCCGATCCGCCACCGCGCGCATCACCGCGAGCATCACCGCGACGCCCGACGCGTTGTCGTCGGCGCCGGGGTAGACCGTGCCGTCGGGGCCGACGCCGAGGTGGTCGTAGTGCGCCGACACGACGACTGCGCGCGGGCCGGCGCGCCGCACACCGACGACGTTGATCGCGCCGTCTCCGATCGGTTGGCGCACGACGTCGAGCCCCGCCTCGGCAAACCGCGCGGCGACCCACTCGGCCGCGGCGCGGCCGCCCGGCTGGTACGAACCGCGCCCGGCAAACTCCGGGGCGCACAGGCGCGCCACGTCCGCGACGATCGCGCCGGGGTCGATGCGGGCGTGCGGCGCCACCGAGGCGGCGCGGCGGGGGGCCGCGGCGGCCGGCGCGCCGAGGGGGCGCCCCGCGGCAGTGCGCGGCGCCGACGGCGAGCTGCACGTGGCCGCCGCGACGGCCGCAGCCGCAGTGACGCCGGCGAGCGCACCCATACCGACAGGATATCGCGCGGCCGCGAGCGTGCTACTCTGCGTAGCGCGGTCACAACGGCCGCTCAGGAGGATCCATGTCGGAATCACCATCGAGAATGGCGACCTACGTGGGCGCTGCGCTGGTCGTGGCGGCGTTGATCATCGCCGCCGCCGGAGGGTTTTCGAGCGGGTCGCTCGTCGGCGCGCTCGTCGCCGTCGCGGCCGTCGTCCCCGCCGGGGTCGGCATGTGGAAGGGGATGCAGGAAAAGACGCAGACGGGCCTCGGCCTGGCGCTGCTCGTGTTCCTCGCAGCGCTCGCGACGGCGGGCATCCTCGTGGTCCTCAAGGTCATCGACTGGCTGCGGTAGTGGCTGCGACACGTCGACCGACCGCGGCGGCGACCGCCGCGCTTGCGATGAACGATGACGGCGCCGCGCAGCGCGACGGCCGCGCGGCGTGACGCGGGGGATGGACCGCCGATGCGTTGCACCGGTGACGCGAGCACACCGAGGACGCGGCGGCCGATGAGGCGCGCGCGCGCGTGGGTTGCCGCGGCGGTCGCGTGCGCCATCGCCGGGCTGTCCCCGACCGCCCTAGCCGGCGCCGGCCGCGCGCCCGATCACGACATCCGGCGGTCGCGCCAGGTGATGGGCACGATCGTGACCGTCACGATCTGGGGAGACGACGACGAAGCCGCCGCCCGCGCGATCGCGCGCGTGTTCGACGAATTCGACCGGATCGAAGCGTTGATGACGTCGTGGAACGACACCAGCGTCGTCGCGCGGATCAACGCCACCGCCGGCACCCGCCAGTGGGCGACGGTCGACCCCGAGACCTTCGCGGTGCTGCGGCGCGCGCTCGACATCTCCAAGCTCACGCACGGCGCGTTCGACGTGACGGTCGGCGCGTTCTGGGACCTGTGGAAGTTTGGGACGAACCAGGACGGGTCGATCCCGACGGACGAGCAAATCGCGCAGCGCGTGCGCCTGATCGGCTACCGCGGGGTCAAATTGCGCCCCGCGACGCGCCAGGTACGGCTCGCCCGGCGCGGCATGCGCATCACCCTCGGCGGCATCGCGAAGGGCTACGCGGTCGACCGCGCGGTCGCACTGCTGCGCGCCGCCGGGTTCGACAACTTTCTCGTCCAGGCGGGCGGCGACCTGTACGTCGCCGGACGCAAGGGCGACCGCAACTGGATGGTCGGCATCCGCGACCCGCGCGGCGGCCGCGGCGAACCGTTCGCGATCGCTCCGATCGAGGACCGCACGTTCTCTACCTCGGGCGACTACGAACGCGGCTTCGTCAAGGACGGCGTGCGCTACCACCACATCCTCGACCCGCGCACCGGGCGTCCGGCGCGGCGCTGCCGCTCGGTCACCGTGATGGCCGCGGACGCGATCACCGCTGACGGCCTGTCGACCGCGCTGTTCGTCATGGGGCCGGAGCGCGGAATGAAACTGGTCGAGCGCCTCGACGGCGTCGAGGCCGTGTTCGTCGGCGCCGACAACCGCGTGAGCGTGTCGAGCGGGCTGCGCGACCGGCTGCGGATCCTCAAGCCGCCGACCGACGGGATATGACGACGTTTCCCCGCCGCACGCCCGCGGGCCCCGAGTTTCGGGTGGGCCGTTCGCGCCGCCCGCCAGCCCAATCGCGCCCCGTCGCATGCCGCCCATCGAGCGCATGATGCGCGTCGCGCACGGCGCGGTGCGGGCGCGGCGCGCGCTGCGCGGCCCGATGCGCCCGACCTGGTCGTCGGAAACCGAAACGCTCGCGACGTTCCTGCACGTCTACGCACGCCAGTCGATCCGGTTGCCGATCCGCTGGCAGCGGCGCGCCGCCGAGACCGCGCTGCTGCGCACGGACGCGGTCGCCCGCGTGGCATGCGAGCGCGTCGATGCCTGCGGCGTACCCGCCGAGTGGCTGTACGCGCCCGGCTGCGATCGGTCTCGCACTCTGTTGTACCTGCACGGAGGCGGCTACGTGATCGGCTCGCCCGAATCCCACCGCGACTTCCTGTCGCGGCTGGCCGAGGCTGCCGGCATCGCGGTGCTCGCGCCCGACTACCGGCTCGCGCCCGAGTACCGCTATCCGGCGCAGCTCGACGACGCTCTCGCCGTCTACCGCTGGCTCCTCGACCGCGGGGTGTCGCCGGAATCGATCGCCGTCGCCGGCGAGTCGGCCGGCGGCAACCTCGCGGCCGCGCTGCTCATTGCGCTGCGCGACGGCGCGGGCCCCCTGCCGGCCGCGTGGGCCCTGCTGTCGCCGTGGGTCGACCTCGCCGGCCGGTCCGCGTCGATCCGCGACCACGCCCGCTACGACTACCTGTCCCGCGCCACCCTCGAATTTGCCGCGCGCGCGTTCTGCCCGGCGGACATGTCGCGCGAGGACCCGCGCGTGTCCCCCGTGCATGCCGACCTCACCGGCCTGCCGCCGCTGCTCGTCCACGTCGGCGGCGCAGAGTGCTTACTCGACGAGGGGCTGCGGTTCGCGCGGCGCGCGCGCGACGCCGGCGTCTCGGTCGACCTCGACGTATGGCCCGACATGATCCACGCCTGGCACCTGTACTCGCTGTTGCCCGAGGCGCACGCCGCGACGGCTCGCGTCGGCGCGTTCGCCGCGCACCACACGCGCTAGGAGGCTGTTGCGCATAGCCGCTGGCTGCGGTCGCGATCTGCGGGCGATCGTCGGCGTACGTCCTCGCGCCCTTCGGTACCGTATGTTGATACGCGCCCTCGTGCGCTACGGGCGTGCGCCGAACCTCGCCTCGCATCTCGCAACCTCGCGGGCGCGCCTATGCGCGACAGCCTGCTAGCCGCCGGGTCACGGGCGAAACGGCTGGTCGTCCTCGCCGCGCGCCGGCGTCGCCAGTCTACGCGCGACGGCGGCCTGCTCGTCTTCCGTGAGGCGGCGAACGTAGACCCCGGCCGCCTCGATCGTGCGCGCGCCGAAAAATCCCTCCGACACGGCGTACTCGACCTCGACGACCGTATACGGGTCCTCGCCGAGCCACAACAGCTCGTGCTTGCGCGGAATGCCGACCCACGAACTGAGCGTGAACTTCTCGCGCTTGCCGTCGTCGCGGAGTACCACGAGCGTGATTCGATCGGTCGTCGTCATGCCAATCCCAACAGCTGTTTCGCCTGCGGATCCGGCGGGCGGACGGTGACCCGCTCGACGCCGGCCATGCGAGCATAGACGATGTCGGCGACGGCCGTGTACGCCGCTTTTTCGAACGCGCGCACGCTCGCGACATTGTTCGGCTCGATCAGCGCCCACGACCGGTACACGTCGCGGGCGCGCAGTTGTTTGGCCAAAAACTCGAGCATGGCGGGCGCCACGTTGCGGCCGCGCGCCGCGGGCGCGACGAATACGTCGTGGATGTAGCACTCGTGCGGGCCGGGACGGACCGCGCGCTCGAGTTCGGGCACCTCCACCGCGCTGCGCGCGCACCAGGCGATGCCAGCCGGCCGGCGATCGAGTCGCGCGAGCACGACCAGGTCGCCCCGGCCCCACTTGTGGCGGCCATAGGCCTCGTCGAGTTCGAGCGCAGACACCAGGTCGTCGCGGTCGGCATCCGACAGGGCGTCGAACGCGTCTTGCGACAACAAGCTCAACTCGAGTCCCGGCACCTCGGGGATACCGCGCGTCCACAATTCGCCCCGGTACAGGTGGAAGCGGCCGTACTTGGCGACCGACGCCGCGGCCGTACGGATGCGCGTCCACGCCGCGCGGGCGCCGGCCGCGGCTGCGGCGGGCGCCTCGCGGGCCGCGTCGACGCGGCGGCGCAGCGCGCCGTAGGTGCGCACGAGCGCCGCGGACGCCGACGCGTTGAAGATGCGCAGGCGCAGCGCTCGACGCCGTTGTACCGGCAACGGAGGCGGCGCGTATTCCGCCGCGCCGACGACGACGTCCATCGCCGTCAGGCCGCGCTCGATCGCCGCGCGGGCTTCCGCCGCGAGCAGTCGCGTGGCGGCGCCGCCGCTGGCTCGCTCGGGATCGACGGCGAGCGCGAGCACGACTGCACGATCGCCGTCGTCCACCACCAGGGCGCCCGCCATCGCCTCGC
Protein-coding sequences here:
- a CDS encoding glycosyltransferase family 1 protein produces the protein MARILVTGFCAVPGPHRVGVQIPHVLRALSGRHQVEVLTIRRGEQAYVEQYRRTRMLRVPVPEAPVTKQIDAFRRALRRQLEGAEYDVVHFRDGWAGVPVMELRDRLKLRTVFDVARGPMAQAPIPDEALQAALARDEQACLAAADLVLAPTEPAARYLSSRGAGDRVRLVPPGVDVDRFDWDHARPGPARIVYAGMIRRGRGIRALLRAMVEVVTRTDAHLALIGPVDPGFVDVLRRDIAKYGLSQRVWVPGAVDNERVPEELAAATICVAPMALELARQPTALYPTKLLEYMACRRVLVAPRCGTVRLVVDDGQHGVLFEPGDPTDLAAQILRLLADPALRDRLARAAYDRVRAGYTAAATRRELLAAYEPLVADLPETTDTGPRVFGPLHERDETAEVTDSQLEPVDDDARPPVRSADTDAESLFAAPAPFAPEAADDPTNVEVSMPLAERTDESPVAGASEWVVAPPGTASGAVPIDIPRTRTATALRENRFVAGELEVPSPASERVPQGAAPDEDEPVIGMFAAAAPLLGDDAPDDTGEAAPAPDPE
- a CDS encoding M20/M25/M40 family metallo-hydrolase; this encodes MVIPTWILLSGRCDRATQSSTLAAARYPVGMGALAGVTAAAAVAAATCSSPSAPRTAAGRPLGAPAAAAPRRAASVAPHARIDPGAIVADVARLCAPEFAGRGSYQPGGRAAAEWVAARFAEAGLDVVRQPIGDGAINVVGVRRAGPRAVVVSAHYDHLGVGPDGTVYPGADDNASGVAVMLAVMRAVADRPSRRTLVFIAFGAEEPGLRGSRAYVDDPVWPLDATELVVNFDMVGRNLFEWLGSGRPRAVGVVGIEADARARRLVMAAARAERLQVVAGTARMLAWLGMDRRTDDWWFRQRGVATIHLSTGLHRDYHEPTDTPDRLRPDQMVRIARLATRVVADVAGVR
- a CDS encoding FAD:protein FMN transferase, which translates into the protein MTAPRSATAARRDAGDGPPMRCTGDASTPRTRRPMRRARAWVAAAVACAIAGLSPTALAGAGRAPDHDIRRSRQVMGTIVTVTIWGDDDEAAARAIARVFDEFDRIEALMTSWNDTSVVARINATAGTRQWATVDPETFAVLRRALDISKLTHGAFDVTVGAFWDLWKFGTNQDGSIPTDEQIAQRVRLIGYRGVKLRPATRQVRLARRGMRITLGGIAKGYAVDRAVALLRAAGFDNFLVQAGGDLYVAGRKGDRNWMVGIRDPRGGRGEPFAIAPIEDRTFSTSGDYERGFVKDGVRYHHILDPRTGRPARRCRSVTVMAADAITADGLSTALFVMGPERGMKLVERLDGVEAVFVGADNRVSVSSGLRDRLRILKPPTDGI
- a CDS encoding alpha/beta hydrolase → MPPIERMMRVAHGAVRARRALRGPMRPTWSSETETLATFLHVYARQSIRLPIRWQRRAAETALLRTDAVARVACERVDACGVPAEWLYAPGCDRSRTLLYLHGGGYVIGSPESHRDFLSRLAEAAGIAVLAPDYRLAPEYRYPAQLDDALAVYRWLLDRGVSPESIAVAGESAGGNLAAALLIALRDGAGPLPAAWALLSPWVDLAGRSASIRDHARYDYLSRATLEFAARAFCPADMSREDPRVSPVHADLTGLPPLLVHVGGAECLLDEGLRFARRARDAGVSVDLDVWPDMIHAWHLYSLLPEAHAATARVGAFAAHHTR
- a CDS encoding GNAT family N-acetyltransferase, with translation MPIGLDVVTRTDEVVALRDDWQALADRVGDGPLLRGPTWLLAWWSAYRDALGADPLVLAARDGGRLVGVAPFYRRAATEGGIRVREVRMMGDAGPHPPYLSVVVEPGYEQACAVAMADALRSVDPPWDVVDLQPIPDVSRLRALFVQRMDPSGKRVRTSEGGTWLRVSLSLGGFDLDEVLPPDPRARAYVEDSAALRKGLAALRRLSRLEWADRDEPSPLADAEATRLLEDAVRQWGAAGHARFARLDDDAGEAMAGALVVDDGDRAVVLALAVDPERASGGAATRLLAAEARAAIERGLTAMDVVVGAAEYAPPPLPVQRRRALRLRIFNASASAALVRTYGALRRRVDAAREAPAAAAAGARAAWTRIRTAAASVAKYGRFHLYRGELWTRGIPEVPGLELSLLSQDAFDALSDADRDDLVSALELDEAYGRHKWGRGDLVVLARLDRRPAGIAWCARSAVEVPELERAVRPGPHECYIHDVFVAPAARGRNVAPAMLEFLAKQLRARDVYRSWALIEPNNVASVRAFEKAAYTAVADIVYARMAGVERVTVRPPDPQAKQLLGLA